In Actinomadura citrea, a single window of DNA contains:
- the rhaI gene encoding L-rhamnose isomerase produces the protein MNDTSAVKDALRRQQIETPSWAYGNSGTRFKVFAQRGVPRTPREKIDDAAQVHRFTGVAPSVAIHIPWDRVDDYAALAAHAKERGVRIGAVNTNVFQDDDYMLGSVTNPDPAVRRKALDHLLEAVDIMDATGSSDLKLWFSDGTNYPGQDDIRDRQDRMAEALAAVYERLGDDQRFLLEYKLFEPAFYMTDLPDWGASYAHCLKLGPKAQVVVDTGHHAPGTNIEFIVAFLLREGKLGGFDFNSRFYADDDLMVGAADPFQLFRIMYEVVRGGGYDAETGVAFMLDQCHNIEPKIQGQIRSVMNVQEATAKALLVDAAALRSAQRSGDVLEANAVFMDAYNTDVRPLLAELREEMGLHPDPVAAYKASGYYERIAEERKDGQAAGWGA, from the coding sequence GTGAACGACACCAGCGCGGTGAAGGACGCCCTGCGCCGCCAGCAGATCGAGACTCCCTCGTGGGCGTACGGGAACTCGGGGACCCGGTTCAAGGTCTTCGCCCAGCGGGGCGTGCCGCGCACCCCGCGGGAGAAGATCGACGATGCCGCGCAGGTGCACCGGTTCACCGGCGTCGCGCCCAGCGTGGCGATCCACATCCCCTGGGACCGGGTGGACGACTACGCCGCGCTGGCCGCCCACGCGAAGGAGCGGGGCGTGCGGATCGGGGCGGTGAACACCAACGTCTTCCAGGACGACGACTACATGCTCGGCAGCGTCACCAACCCCGACCCCGCCGTCCGCCGCAAGGCCCTCGACCACCTGCTCGAAGCGGTCGACATCATGGACGCCACCGGGTCCAGCGACCTGAAGCTGTGGTTCTCCGACGGCACGAACTACCCGGGGCAGGACGACATCCGCGACCGGCAGGACCGGATGGCCGAGGCCCTCGCCGCCGTCTACGAGCGGCTCGGCGACGACCAGCGGTTCCTGCTGGAGTACAAGCTGTTCGAGCCGGCGTTCTACATGACCGACCTGCCGGACTGGGGCGCCTCCTACGCGCACTGCCTGAAGCTCGGCCCGAAGGCGCAGGTCGTGGTGGACACCGGCCACCACGCGCCCGGCACCAACATCGAGTTCATCGTGGCGTTCCTGCTGCGCGAGGGGAAGCTCGGCGGGTTCGACTTCAACTCCCGCTTCTACGCCGACGACGACCTGATGGTGGGCGCCGCCGACCCGTTCCAGCTGTTCCGGATCATGTACGAGGTGGTGCGCGGCGGCGGCTACGACGCCGAGACGGGCGTGGCGTTCATGCTCGACCAGTGCCACAACATCGAGCCGAAGATCCAGGGCCAGATCCGCTCGGTGATGAACGTCCAGGAGGCCACCGCCAAGGCGCTGCTGGTGGACGCCGCCGCGCTGCGGTCGGCGCAGCGGTCCGGTGACGTGCTGGAGGCGAACGCCGTGTTCATGGACGCCTACAACACCGACGTCCGGCCCCTGCTCGCCGAGTTGCGCGAGGAGATGGGCCTGCACCCGGATCCGGTCGCCGCCTACAAGGCGTCGGGCTACTACGAGCGGATCGCCGAGGAGCGCAAGGACGGCCAGGCGGCCGGCTGGGGAGCATGA
- a CDS encoding L-fucose/L-arabinose isomerase family protein: MADTTAPPVKVGLVAGGLGAYWPQFPDLLPQLKRSAERVSERMRGLGAEVVDVGFISDAQEGAAAAERLRAAGCDIIVGFLTTYMTATMLVPVAQRADAPVLLINLQPTESMDHATFDTGQWLAYCGACPLPEMANAFARCGVPFRSVSGYLEDERAWARIGRWVRAAGVRAALRRGRHGLMGHLYPGMLDVSTDLTLVSANFGGHVEVLEFDDLRVRVEKVTDAETAAKKAEAEKIFELDASVNDDDLTWAARVSVGLDRLVEDFGLDSLAYYHRGLDGEVHERLGAGMILGASLLTARGIPAAGEYELRTSLAMLVADRLGAGGSFTELQALDFHRGHVEMGHDGPAHLAISARRPLLRGLGVYHGKRGYGVSVEFDVKHGPVTAIGIIQRRDGRFAFAASEGETVDGPLLRIGNTTSRVDFGCDPGEWTDAWSATGISHHWALGTGHRVADLKALADLLEIELVHVNP; this comes from the coding sequence ATGGCAGACACCACAGCACCGCCGGTGAAGGTCGGCCTCGTCGCCGGCGGGCTCGGCGCCTACTGGCCGCAGTTCCCCGACCTGCTGCCGCAGCTCAAGCGGTCCGCCGAACGCGTCTCGGAGCGGATGCGCGGGCTCGGCGCCGAGGTCGTCGACGTCGGGTTCATCTCCGACGCGCAGGAGGGCGCGGCCGCGGCCGAGCGGCTGCGGGCCGCGGGCTGCGACATCATCGTCGGCTTCCTCACCACCTACATGACCGCGACGATGTTGGTCCCGGTGGCGCAGCGGGCCGACGCGCCCGTCCTGCTGATCAACCTGCAGCCGACCGAGTCGATGGACCACGCCACCTTCGACACCGGCCAGTGGCTCGCCTACTGCGGCGCCTGCCCGCTGCCGGAGATGGCGAACGCGTTCGCGCGCTGCGGCGTCCCGTTCCGCTCGGTGTCGGGCTACCTGGAGGACGAGCGCGCCTGGGCGCGGATCGGCCGCTGGGTGCGCGCCGCCGGGGTCCGCGCGGCGCTGCGGCGGGGCCGGCACGGGCTGATGGGCCACCTGTACCCGGGCATGCTCGACGTCTCCACCGACCTCACGCTCGTCAGCGCCAACTTCGGCGGGCACGTCGAGGTGCTGGAGTTCGACGACCTGCGGGTCCGGGTCGAGAAGGTCACCGATGCCGAGACGGCCGCCAAGAAGGCCGAGGCGGAGAAGATCTTCGAGCTGGACGCGTCCGTCAACGACGACGACCTGACCTGGGCGGCCCGCGTCTCGGTCGGCCTCGACCGCCTCGTCGAGGACTTCGGGCTCGACAGCCTGGCCTACTACCACCGCGGCCTGGACGGCGAGGTGCACGAGCGGCTGGGCGCCGGGATGATCCTCGGCGCGTCGCTGCTCACCGCGCGCGGGATCCCGGCGGCCGGGGAGTACGAGCTGCGCACCTCCCTGGCGATGCTGGTCGCCGACCGGCTCGGCGCGGGCGGCTCCTTCACCGAGCTGCAGGCGCTGGACTTCCACCGCGGCCACGTCGAGATGGGCCACGACGGGCCCGCGCACCTGGCGATCAGCGCCCGCCGCCCGCTGCTGCGCGGCCTCGGCGTCTACCACGGCAAGCGCGGCTACGGCGTGTCCGTCGAGTTCGACGTCAAGCACGGCCCGGTCACCGCGATCGGGATCATCCAGCGCCGCGACGGCCGGTTCGCGTTCGCCGCGTCCGAGGGCGAGACCGTGGACGGGCCGCTGCTGCGGATCGGCAACACCACCTCCCGCGTCGACTTCGGCTGCGACCCCGGCGAGTGGACCGACGCGTGGTCGGCCACCGGCATCTCCCACCACTGGGCCCTCGGCACGGGCCACCGCGTCGCCGACCTGAAGGCCCTCGCCGACCTCCTGGAGATCGAACTGGTCCACGTGAACCCCTGA
- the rhaS gene encoding rhamnose ABC transporter substrate-binding protein, with protein sequence MTIRLRAPRRLAAAATAGALALSLAACGGTTKDSASGSGDAKSGGNASADPNAPLKKGLKLAFLPKQVNNPYETIVDNAGIAATKEFGGEAKEVGPSDASASSQVSYINTLIQQRHDAILIAANDENAVCGPLKQARSKNIKIVAYDSDTNPACRDVFINQASSEEIGRSEVKLLAEQIGSEGEIAILSATANATNQNTWIKFMQDELKKPEYSKMKLVKVAYGDDDDQKSFQQTQGLLQAYPNLKGIISPTTVGIAAAARYISGSKYKGKVALTGLGTPDQMRKFVKDGTVKGFELWDPKNLGYLAAYAAAALSSGQITGAQGEKFKAGKLGERSIGANGEVILGPPTVFDAKNIDQYHF encoded by the coding sequence ATGACCATTCGTTTGCGCGCCCCGCGCCGGCTGGCGGCCGCCGCCACGGCGGGCGCTCTGGCCCTCAGCCTGGCCGCCTGCGGCGGGACCACCAAGGACTCCGCGTCCGGCTCGGGGGACGCCAAGTCCGGGGGGAACGCCTCCGCGGACCCGAACGCGCCGCTGAAGAAGGGCCTGAAGCTGGCGTTCCTGCCCAAGCAGGTCAACAACCCCTACGAGACCATCGTCGACAACGCCGGCATCGCGGCGACCAAGGAGTTCGGCGGCGAGGCCAAGGAGGTCGGCCCGTCCGACGCCTCGGCGTCCTCGCAGGTCTCCTACATCAACACGCTGATCCAGCAGCGGCACGACGCGATCCTCATCGCCGCCAACGACGAGAACGCGGTGTGCGGGCCGCTCAAGCAGGCGCGGTCCAAGAACATCAAGATCGTCGCCTACGACTCCGACACCAACCCCGCCTGCCGTGACGTGTTCATCAACCAGGCGAGCTCGGAGGAGATCGGCCGCAGCGAGGTCAAGCTGCTCGCCGAGCAGATCGGCTCCGAGGGCGAGATCGCGATCCTGTCGGCGACCGCGAACGCCACGAACCAGAACACCTGGATCAAGTTCATGCAGGACGAGCTGAAGAAGCCCGAGTACTCCAAGATGAAGCTCGTCAAGGTGGCCTACGGCGACGACGACGACCAGAAGTCGTTCCAGCAGACCCAGGGCCTGCTGCAGGCGTACCCGAACCTGAAGGGCATCATCTCGCCCACCACGGTCGGCATCGCCGCCGCCGCGCGCTACATCTCCGGCTCCAAGTACAAGGGCAAGGTCGCGCTGACCGGCCTCGGCACCCCCGACCAGATGCGCAAGTTCGTCAAGGACGGCACGGTCAAGGGATTCGAGCTCTGGGACCCGAAGAACCTCGGCTACCTCGCCGCGTACGCGGCGGCGGCGCTGTCGTCCGGGCAGATCACCGGCGCGCAGGGCGAGAAGTTCAAGGCCGGCAAGCTCGGCGAGCGCTCGATCGGCGCCAACGGCGAGGTGATCCTCGGCCCGCCGACGGTGTTCGACGCCAAGAACATCGACCAGTACCACTTCTGA
- a CDS encoding L-rhamnose mutarotase yields the protein MSGSTKRVCFLLKVRQDRLEEYKLRHQAVWPDMLSALRDTGWHNYSLFLREDGLLVGYLETDDFEAAQEAMARTEVNARWQTEMAPFFEDLDGRPDEGMRTLPEVFHLD from the coding sequence ATGTCTGGAAGCACGAAGCGCGTCTGCTTCCTGCTGAAGGTCAGGCAGGACCGCCTGGAGGAGTACAAGCTGCGCCACCAGGCGGTCTGGCCCGACATGCTCAGCGCTCTGCGCGACACCGGCTGGCACAACTACTCGCTGTTCCTGCGCGAGGACGGCCTTCTCGTCGGCTACCTGGAGACCGACGACTTCGAGGCCGCCCAGGAGGCGATGGCCCGCACCGAGGTGAACGCGCGGTGGCAGACGGAGATGGCGCCGTTTTTCGAGGACCTCGACGGCCGCCCCGACGAGGGGATGCGGACGCTCCCAGAGGTCTTCCACCTGGACTGA
- a CDS encoding family 78 glycoside hydrolase catalytic domain encodes MPKIPLLRGAACAAALCLSLTAVTALPARADASGLRATGLRTDALDDPIGIDDTTPTLSWRLSAPGRGSAQAAYQVVAATSRDRLGSADLWDSGKVSSGAADAVYRGTALTSRRQVWWRVRVWDGSGHASGWSAPARFETGLLAKDDWSARWIGDERWLNRAPTPATVALPAGTKARHLRLDVTKLGLPVKEGASLLSRLQLAEIEALDPSGANVAKGAKVTASEVREYPGKWMPEFVADGSLTTQKAPFGYTSPAYGSQDPGHHVWLQLDLGAVKDVATVKLYPRTDLMTSDGRTPNFPVDYTLQTSDSADGPFATAKTVTGQEPPPAYQTDLPRLPLLARQFSLKDEVRSARLYITALGIYDATLNGRPVSDAVLEPPNTDYRKRAEYAAYDVTKLLRRGGNAIGVRLGNGTYNVTSTSDRYTKYVGTQGAPKLLAQLEVTLADGTTARVATDSSWRTDLGPTTFTHWYGGEDEDARLARKGWDEPSADLASWRPAAEAPDPGIALTARMSPAIVPVGRRRTVKVTQPKKGTYVFDLGENIAGWPQIRVRGPRGTELALKPGERLGADGLVEQGTMIAGGAQRPPIEDHYTLSGEGTETWHPRFVYHGFRYLQVTGLPSAPDADTASAVVLRAGNASAGSFESSDLLLNGIHTIIDRSIQGNMFSILTDCPDREKLGWLEETQLVQGSVTRNYDVAAYYPALLRNMAEAQTSDGLVPDIAPEYVQFSGGVRDDPNWGSAIILAAWQHYRTYGDIRPLRDFYPNMQRYLDYLTSKAKGNLLDYGLGDWAAVDKTTPRGIAATYGYQRSAAALASVAGLLGRDDDAARYRRLAGDIAGAFNAEYLDEAGHTYGSGSQAGDAFALDLGIVPEANRQAVLDHLVASIKGKGYHLTVGEIALPALFRVLSAAGRDDVILGVAQQVTDPSYGYQVVHGATALTEYWDGPTGYGSQNHFMLGAIDEWFGAGLAGIGQAADSVAFGRLVVRPAVVGDLTRASSDYRTPRGTVSSAWRRSGHDLRLDVTVPPGAPARVEVPLLGAAGAKAPAGARSLGVQDGRAVYEVGSGSWTFTVRTLGSVRQDRTQLAVEPPFGADVPVIDGESSKARFRVTNLERRAVTVPVKAAASDGFTAAAPERVTIPAGGSTEVPVTIGRTGGATDGTVTLTVDDESVRAPVRVTGNLVRVAEMSASSTHSGSSPMWTNDGGTDSGVWLNGVGGWNDDTAGDFPDTLTATWDEPRRVGRVKVFTLDDPAHPAAKTGIRDFDLQARVDGTWTTVATVTGSTAGTVEKTFAPVRASALRLLVHDSNDHNYSRVIELEGYAS; translated from the coding sequence ATGCCCAAAATCCCCCTACTACGCGGTGCCGCGTGCGCTGCCGCCCTCTGCCTCTCGCTCACCGCCGTCACCGCCCTGCCCGCCCGCGCGGACGCCTCCGGGCTGCGCGCCACCGGACTGCGGACGGACGCGCTCGACGACCCCATCGGCATCGACGACACGACGCCCACCCTGAGCTGGCGCCTATCGGCCCCCGGCCGCGGCTCCGCCCAGGCCGCCTACCAGGTGGTCGCGGCGACGTCCCGGGACCGGCTCGGCAGCGCCGACCTGTGGGACTCCGGCAAGGTGTCCTCCGGCGCAGCCGACGCCGTCTACCGGGGCACGGCGCTCACCTCCCGCCGCCAGGTGTGGTGGCGGGTCCGGGTCTGGGACGGCTCGGGGCACGCGTCGGGCTGGAGCGCCCCGGCCCGGTTCGAGACGGGCCTGCTCGCCAAGGACGACTGGTCCGCCAGGTGGATCGGCGACGAGCGCTGGCTGAACCGGGCGCCGACCCCCGCCACCGTCGCGCTGCCCGCCGGGACCAAGGCCCGCCACCTGCGGCTGGACGTGACGAAGCTGGGCCTGCCGGTCAAGGAGGGCGCCTCGCTGCTGTCGCGGCTCCAGCTCGCCGAGATCGAGGCGCTCGACCCGTCCGGGGCGAACGTGGCGAAGGGCGCGAAGGTCACCGCGTCCGAGGTCCGCGAGTACCCCGGCAAGTGGATGCCCGAGTTCGTCGCCGACGGGTCCCTCACCACGCAGAAGGCGCCGTTCGGGTACACCAGCCCCGCCTACGGCTCCCAGGACCCCGGCCACCACGTCTGGCTGCAGCTCGACCTCGGCGCCGTCAAGGACGTCGCGACGGTCAAGCTGTACCCGCGCACGGACCTGATGACGAGCGACGGCAGGACGCCGAACTTCCCCGTCGACTACACGCTGCAGACCTCCGACTCGGCGGACGGCCCGTTCGCCACGGCCAAGACCGTCACCGGTCAGGAGCCTCCGCCCGCCTACCAGACGGACCTGCCCCGGCTGCCCCTGCTCGCCCGGCAGTTCTCGCTGAAGGACGAGGTGCGGTCCGCGCGGCTCTACATCACCGCGCTCGGCATCTACGACGCCACCCTCAACGGCCGCCCGGTGAGCGACGCGGTCCTGGAACCGCCGAACACCGACTACCGCAAGCGCGCCGAGTACGCGGCCTACGACGTCACGAAGCTGCTGCGGCGCGGCGGCAACGCGATCGGCGTCCGGCTCGGCAACGGCACCTACAACGTCACCTCCACCAGCGACCGCTACACCAAGTACGTCGGGACGCAGGGCGCGCCGAAACTGCTCGCCCAACTGGAGGTCACCCTCGCGGACGGGACGACCGCCCGGGTCGCGACCGACTCGTCCTGGCGCACCGACCTGGGCCCGACCACGTTCACGCACTGGTACGGCGGTGAGGACGAGGACGCCCGCCTCGCCCGCAAGGGCTGGGACGAGCCATCGGCGGACCTGGCGTCCTGGCGCCCGGCGGCCGAGGCGCCCGATCCCGGCATCGCGCTCACCGCGCGCATGTCACCGGCGATCGTGCCCGTCGGCCGCCGCAGGACCGTGAAGGTCACGCAGCCGAAGAAGGGCACCTACGTCTTCGATCTCGGAGAGAACATCGCGGGCTGGCCGCAGATCCGGGTCCGCGGCCCGCGCGGGACGGAGCTGGCGCTCAAGCCGGGGGAGCGGCTCGGCGCGGACGGCCTCGTCGAGCAGGGCACGATGATCGCCGGCGGCGCGCAGCGCCCCCCGATCGAGGACCACTACACCCTCTCCGGTGAGGGCACCGAGACCTGGCATCCCCGCTTCGTCTACCACGGCTTCCGCTACCTCCAGGTGACGGGCCTGCCGTCCGCGCCGGACGCGGACACCGCGTCGGCCGTCGTGCTGCGCGCGGGCAACGCCTCCGCCGGATCGTTCGAGAGCTCCGACCTGCTGCTGAACGGCATCCACACGATCATCGACCGGTCGATCCAGGGCAACATGTTCAGCATCCTCACCGACTGCCCCGACCGGGAGAAGCTCGGCTGGCTGGAGGAGACCCAGCTCGTCCAGGGGTCGGTCACCCGCAACTACGACGTCGCGGCCTACTACCCGGCGCTGCTGCGCAACATGGCCGAGGCGCAGACCTCCGACGGGCTCGTCCCCGACATCGCGCCCGAGTACGTCCAGTTCTCCGGCGGCGTCCGCGACGACCCCAACTGGGGCAGCGCCATCATCCTGGCCGCCTGGCAGCACTACCGCACCTACGGCGACATCCGCCCGCTGCGCGACTTCTACCCGAACATGCAGCGCTACCTGGACTACCTGACCTCCAAGGCGAAGGGGAACCTGCTCGACTACGGCCTCGGCGACTGGGCCGCCGTCGACAAGACCACGCCGCGCGGGATCGCCGCGACCTACGGCTACCAGCGCAGCGCCGCCGCGCTCGCCTCCGTCGCCGGACTGCTCGGCAGGGACGACGACGCCGCCCGCTACCGCAGGCTCGCGGGCGACATCGCGGGCGCCTTCAACGCCGAGTACCTGGACGAGGCCGGTCACACCTACGGCTCGGGCAGCCAGGCAGGGGACGCGTTCGCGCTCGACCTCGGCATCGTCCCGGAGGCGAACCGGCAGGCCGTCCTCGACCACCTCGTCGCCTCCATCAAGGGCAAGGGGTACCACCTCACGGTCGGTGAGATCGCCCTGCCCGCGCTGTTCCGGGTGCTGTCGGCGGCCGGGCGCGACGACGTCATCCTCGGCGTCGCGCAGCAGGTCACCGACCCCAGCTACGGCTACCAGGTCGTGCACGGCGCGACCGCGCTCACCGAGTACTGGGACGGCCCGACCGGCTACGGCTCCCAGAACCACTTCATGCTCGGCGCGATCGACGAGTGGTTCGGCGCCGGGCTCGCCGGGATCGGCCAGGCCGCCGACTCGGTCGCGTTCGGCAGGCTCGTGGTCCGGCCCGCCGTCGTCGGCGACCTGACCCGCGCCTCCTCCGACTACCGGACGCCGCGCGGCACGGTCTCCAGCGCGTGGCGCCGCTCCGGGCACGACCTGCGGCTCGACGTGACCGTCCCGCCGGGCGCCCCCGCGCGCGTGGAGGTGCCGCTGCTCGGCGCCGCCGGCGCCAAGGCCCCGGCGGGCGCCCGGTCCCTCGGCGTCCAGGACGGGCGCGCCGTGTACGAGGTCGGATCCGGGTCCTGGACGTTCACCGTCCGCACCCTCGGCTCCGTGCGACAGGACCGGACCCAGCTCGCCGTCGAACCCCCCTTCGGTGCCGACGTCCCCGTCATCGACGGCGAGTCCTCGAAGGCCCGATTCCGCGTCACCAACCTTGAGCGCCGCGCCGTCACCGTCCCGGTGAAGGCCGCCGCGTCGGACGGCTTCACCGCCGCCGCCCCGGAACGGGTCACGATCCCCGCGGGCGGCTCCACCGAGGTCCCGGTCACGATCGGGCGCACCGGCGGCGCGACGGACGGGACCGTCACCCTCACCGTCGACGACGAGAGCGTGCGGGCTCCGGTGCGCGTCACCGGCAACCTGGTGCGCGTCGCCGAGATGTCGGCCTCCAGCACCCACAGCGGCTCGTCGCCGATGTGGACCAACGACGGCGGCACCGACTCGGGCGTCTGGCTGAACGGCGTCGGCGGCTGGAACGACGACACCGCCGGGGACTTCCCCGACACCCTCACCGCCACCTGGGACGAGCCGCGCCGCGTCGGCCGCGTGAAGGTCTTCACGCTCGACGACCCGGCGCACCCGGCGGCCAAGACCGGCATCCGCGACTTCGACCTCCAGGCCCGGGTGGACGGGACGTGGACGACGGTCGCGACCGTCACCGGCAGCACCGCCGGGACGGTCGAGAAGACCTTCGCGCCCGTCCGGGCGTCGGCGCTCCGGCTCCTCGTCCACGACTCCAACGACCACAACTACAGCCGCGTCATCGAGCTGGAGGGCTACGCCTCATGA
- a CDS encoding bifunctional aldolase/short-chain dehydrogenase: protein MTATPPEVEHLLERANTLGSDPRNTNYAGGNASAKGTVTDPVTARDVELMWVKGSGGDLGTLTEKGLAVLRLDRMRALVDVYPGVEREDEMVAAFDYCLHGKGGAAPSIDTAMHGLVEAAHVDHLHPDSGIAIATAADGEELTRRIFGDRVAWVPWRRPGFQLGLDIAEIKRANPGAIGVVLGGHGITAWGETSEECKANSLDIIRTAEAYIAEHGRADPFGEVVHPALPEDERHARAAALFPLIRGLASTDRPQVGHYTDGEAVLDFVSRAEHPRLAALGTSCPDHFLRTKVAPMVLDLPPDAPLDDAKARLRELHAAYREEYAAYYDRHAGPDSPPMRGADPAIVLVPGVGMFSFGANKQTARVAGEFYVNAINVMRGAEALSSYAPIDEAEKFRIEYWELEEAKLRRMPAPKPLASRVALVTGGGSGIGAATARRLAAEGACVVVADRDVAAAEKVAAEIGATAARASDVAVAAGADVTSEDEITAAVREAVLAFGGVDLVVNNAGLSISKPLLETTAADWDLQHDVMARGSFLVSRETARVMVEQGMGGDIVYISSKNGVFAGPNNIAYGATKADQAHQVRLLAAELGEHGIRVNGVNPDGVVRGSGIFAGGWGAKRAAVYGVEEERLGEFYAQRTLLKREVLPEHVAAAVFALTGGDLTHTTGLHVPVDAGVAAAFLR from the coding sequence ATGACCGCCACTCCACCCGAGGTGGAGCATCTGCTGGAACGCGCCAACACTCTCGGCTCGGATCCGCGCAACACCAACTACGCGGGCGGCAACGCGTCCGCGAAGGGCACGGTCACCGACCCCGTGACGGCCCGCGACGTCGAGCTGATGTGGGTGAAGGGCTCGGGCGGCGACCTCGGCACCCTCACCGAGAAGGGCCTGGCCGTCCTGCGGCTGGACCGGATGCGCGCCCTCGTGGACGTCTACCCGGGCGTCGAGCGCGAGGACGAGATGGTCGCGGCGTTCGACTACTGCCTGCACGGCAAGGGCGGCGCCGCGCCGTCCATCGACACCGCCATGCACGGCCTCGTGGAGGCCGCGCACGTCGACCACCTGCACCCCGACTCCGGCATCGCGATCGCGACGGCCGCCGACGGCGAGGAGCTGACGCGGCGGATCTTCGGGGACCGGGTGGCGTGGGTGCCGTGGCGGCGTCCCGGCTTCCAGCTCGGCCTGGACATCGCCGAGATCAAGCGCGCCAACCCCGGTGCCATCGGGGTGGTCCTCGGCGGGCACGGCATCACCGCGTGGGGCGAGACGAGCGAGGAGTGCAAGGCCAACTCCCTCGACATCATCCGCACCGCCGAGGCCTACATCGCCGAGCACGGCAGGGCCGACCCGTTCGGCGAGGTCGTCCACCCGGCGCTGCCCGAGGACGAGCGGCACGCGCGCGCCGCCGCGCTGTTCCCGCTCATCCGGGGCCTGGCGTCCACGGACCGGCCGCAGGTCGGGCACTACACCGACGGCGAGGCCGTCCTGGACTTCGTGTCCCGCGCCGAGCACCCCCGGCTCGCCGCGCTCGGCACGTCCTGCCCGGACCACTTCCTGCGCACCAAGGTCGCGCCGATGGTGCTGGACCTGCCGCCGGACGCACCCCTCGACGACGCCAAGGCGCGCCTGAGGGAACTTCACGCCGCCTACCGCGAGGAGTACGCCGCCTACTACGACCGGCACGCCGGCCCGGACTCGCCGCCGATGCGCGGTGCGGACCCGGCGATCGTGCTGGTGCCGGGCGTCGGGATGTTCTCCTTCGGGGCGAACAAGCAGACCGCCCGGGTCGCCGGCGAGTTCTACGTCAACGCGATCAACGTGATGCGCGGCGCGGAGGCGCTGTCGTCGTACGCGCCGATCGACGAGGCGGAGAAGTTCCGCATCGAGTACTGGGAGCTGGAGGAGGCCAAGCTGCGCCGGATGCCGGCGCCGAAGCCCCTGGCGTCCCGCGTCGCGCTCGTCACCGGCGGCGGTTCCGGCATCGGCGCCGCCACCGCCCGCCGCCTCGCCGCCGAGGGCGCCTGCGTCGTCGTCGCCGACCGGGACGTCGCGGCGGCCGAGAAGGTCGCCGCCGAGATCGGCGCCACCGCGGCGCGCGCCTCCGACGTCGCCGTCGCCGCCGGTGCGGACGTGACCTCGGAGGACGAGATCACCGCGGCCGTCCGGGAGGCGGTCCTGGCGTTCGGCGGCGTGGACCTCGTCGTCAACAACGCCGGCCTGTCCATCTCCAAGCCGCTGCTGGAGACGACCGCCGCCGACTGGGACCTGCAGCACGACGTCATGGCGCGCGGCTCGTTCCTGGTCTCCCGCGAGACCGCCCGCGTCATGGTCGAGCAGGGGATGGGCGGCGACATCGTCTACATCTCGTCCAAGAACGGCGTGTTCGCCGGGCCGAACAACATCGCCTACGGCGCGACCAAGGCCGACCAGGCGCACCAGGTGCGGCTGCTGGCCGCCGAGCTCGGCGAGCACGGCATCCGCGTCAACGGGGTCAACCCGGACGGGGTCGTGCGCGGCTCCGGGATCTTCGCCGGCGGCTGGGGCGCCAAGCGCGCCGCCGTGTACGGCGTCGAGGAGGAGAGGCTCGGCGAGTTCTACGCCCAGCGGACGCTGCTCAAGCGCGAGGTGCTGCCCGAGCACGTCGCCGCCGCCGTCTTCGCCCTCACCGGCGGGGACCTGACCCACACCACCGGACTGCACGTCCCCGTGGACGCCGGCGTCGCCGCCGCGTTCCTGCGCTGA